The genomic DNA CAAGCAGTCCTTGATGAACCTGTTGATGGGCATCGTCAAGGCGGTGCTGCTGAGCGTGATTCTGTACGTGGTGATCGGCCCGTCGTTGAGTGCGTTGATCAACCTGGCCAACAGCGACCTGCAGAGTTACATCCTGGCGCTGATCACCTTGTTTCGCCATTTGCTGCATGCGTGCCTGGGGGTATTGCTGGTACTGGCGCTGATTGACCTGGCGATGCAGAAGTATTTCTTTGCCCAGCGCATGCGCATGACTCAGGTCGAGGTGGTCAAGGAATACAAGGACATGGAGGGCGACCCCCACGTCAAGGGACAGCGGCGCCAACTGGCGCAGCAACTGGCTCAGGAAGAACCGAAGGTCAAGCTGCCCAAGCTTGAGGAGGCCGACATGCTGGTGGTCAACCCGACGCACTTTGCCGTCGCCTTGTATTACCGACCGGGTGAAACGCCACTGCCGTTGCTGGTCGACAAGGGCACGGATGCCGATGCGCGAAAATTGATTGCGCGGGCCAAGGCTGCCGATGTGCCGGTGATCCAGTGTGTGTGGCTGGCGCGTACGCTGTATGAGAAAAAGCTGGGGGCGAGTATTCCTCGCGAGACCTTGCAGGCCGTGGCGGTGATCTACCGTGTCCTGCGTGAGCTGGATGATGAAGCCAAGCGCGAAACCCTGGAATTGCCGGAACTTGAGCAGCGCTGATCAGCGAAGCAGGCGTTCGTCGAAGGCGTGTAGATCGGCAAGCGACAGTATTCGGCTGAGTGTGCGCTCGAGCACGCTGCGTTGGCTGGGCAGGTGGTGCCAGATAACCAGTGCACCCTGAGTATCGAGGTAGGCAAAGCAGCCGTCGAATGCCACGGCCTGTTCAAAACGCCGTTCCAGCACACGCTGCAACTGCCCGGGGCGCAATGCCTCGCGGGCGATCTGTACGCATAGACCCTGGCGTGCGCCTGCGTTTTTCACGCACAGCTGGATGCCCGGGCAGAGCTGCTGGTGAGCGGCTTCGCCGTCCACCAGCCTGTCCAGGAATGCCTGGCGATTCACGTTATTACCCGGCAACCCAGCGTCCTCAGCGTTCCAGTGAAATCGTTTGATGGTCCGCGCGCTCCGCGCTCGGGCCGGCATCCACCCGCATGTGGGGTGGCCACCAGACCACCAGCTTGTCAGCGCTCGATT from Pseudomonas tolaasii NCPPB 2192 includes the following:
- the sctU gene encoding type III secretion system export apparatus subunit SctU, which encodes MSDSGEKKHPASAKKLRDQRKKGQVAQSQDVPKLLVLTALSEIALFTADSSMQRFGQLMVLPMSRFDQPFVRALEEVLMEALVVFFSFALLMVAVAIAIKLISSWMQFGLLFAPETLKLDFNRLNPLNQAKQMFSKQSLMNLLMGIVKAVLLSVILYVVIGPSLSALINLANSDLQSYILALITLFRHLLHACLGVLLVLALIDLAMQKYFFAQRMRMTQVEVVKEYKDMEGDPHVKGQRRQLAQQLAQEEPKVKLPKLEEADMLVVNPTHFAVALYYRPGETPLPLLVDKGTDADARKLIARAKAADVPVIQCVWLARTLYEKKLGASIPRETLQAVAVIYRVLRELDDEAKRETLELPELEQR
- the hrpT gene encoding HrpT family type III secretion system protein; translation: MKTVMYPLLLGAVLLLAGCTATCKGDSCSRPQSSADKLVVWWPPHMRVDAGPSAERADHQTISLER